From Cytobacillus sp. IB215665, the proteins below share one genomic window:
- a CDS encoding TIGR00730 family Rossman fold protein, with translation MKSICVFAGSNVGGSDEYLQKAQTLGEIIGQNGYRLIYGGSKIGLMGEVANAALSHGGEVVGIMPSGLFRGEMVHQQLTEFIEVDSMHERKAKMGELADGYIALPGGLGTFEELFEVLCWAQIGIHEKPIGLYNVNGYFDPLVEMVKHSVQEGFSNDSHLDLMIKSANAETLIDTMQNYTRPILKKKWKQLD, from the coding sequence ATGAAATCGATTTGTGTATTTGCTGGTTCGAATGTTGGTGGAAGTGATGAATATTTACAAAAGGCACAAACTTTAGGTGAAATAATAGGCCAAAACGGCTACAGACTTATATATGGTGGCTCTAAAATCGGCTTAATGGGTGAGGTTGCAAATGCAGCATTATCTCATGGGGGAGAAGTTGTTGGAATTATGCCATCTGGTTTATTCAGAGGTGAGATGGTGCATCAACAATTAACAGAGTTCATTGAAGTCGATAGCATGCATGAACGAAAAGCAAAAATGGGAGAACTAGCTGACGGATATATCGCATTACCAGGTGGACTCGGTACTTTTGAAGAATTATTTGAAGTTCTATGCTGGGCACAAATAGGAATACACGAAAAACCTATAGGTTTATATAATGTAAACGGCTATTTTGATCCATTAGTCGAAATGGTCAAGCACAGTGTTCAAGAAGGGTTTTCTAATGACTCACATTTAGACTTAATGATTAAATCAGCGAATGCTGAAACGTTAATCGATACGATGCAAAACTATACAAGACCAATATTGAAGAAAAAATGGAAGCAGCTTGATTAA
- a CDS encoding transporter substrate-binding domain-containing protein: MRKRFVVLMLLLVVIFSTACGTNETTNSSGVDHEFNLVEQGKLTWASSGLYKPFNYSENGELKGFDVEIGYALAEKLGLEPNPVTTPWETILQGLKGEKFDIILGSMAITDDRLEQVNFTDPYYYSGGTVFVSVDNNEIKTADDLIGKRIGVVAQSTYDEAAQQYTDDIKYYNSDVTALNDLTVKGRLDAVITDSIVGFEAQAAGLTIKEAGDRLWVERIGIAVRKDDEELLEALNEVIEEIVVDGTYVDISNDFFGTNLLDVNLEGVEIYK; this comes from the coding sequence ATGAGAAAGCGTTTTGTTGTATTGATGTTGCTTTTAGTAGTGATATTTTCTACTGCTTGTGGAACGAACGAAACTACCAATAGCAGTGGTGTAGACCATGAATTTAACTTAGTCGAACAAGGAAAACTAACGTGGGCTAGTAGCGGCTTGTATAAACCTTTTAACTACTCAGAAAATGGAGAGTTAAAAGGATTTGATGTTGAGATTGGTTATGCGCTAGCAGAAAAGCTTGGACTTGAGCCAAATCCTGTTACAACACCATGGGAAACAATATTGCAAGGTTTAAAAGGAGAAAAATTTGACATTATTTTAGGAAGTATGGCTATTACAGATGATCGATTAGAACAAGTTAACTTTACAGACCCATATTATTATTCTGGTGGTACAGTTTTTGTGTCAGTAGACAATAATGAAATTAAAACAGCCGATGATTTAATAGGAAAGCGTATAGGGGTAGTGGCACAAAGCACATATGATGAGGCTGCTCAGCAGTATACTGATGATATAAAGTATTATAACAGTGACGTTACAGCGCTCAATGATTTAACAGTAAAAGGTCGTCTAGATGCGGTTATTACTGATTCAATCGTTGGCTTTGAAGCTCAAGCAGCAGGTTTAACTATTAAAGAGGCTGGAGACCGGTTGTGGGTGGAACGCATCGGTATTGCGGTTCGTAAAGATGACGAAGAATTGTTGGAAGCTTTAAATGAAGTGATAGAAGAAATTGTAGTGGACGGAACGTATGTAGACATTTCAAATGATTTTTTTGGTACGAATCTATTAGATGTCAATCTTGAAGGTGTTGAAATATATAAATAA
- a CDS encoding amino acid ABC transporter permease, with protein MDIVDMFLRTFSGFIEASWMTIRLTVVGLTLGSLLGIVFAFFKISQSKILQTIASIYITLIRGTPLIVQISFLYFGISSLIVLSGFWAGSIALAIHNGAYIAEIFRGAIQSIDRGQREASSSLGMTRTQSMYRIIFPQAFKRSIPPLGNQFIICLKDSSLVYVIGVAEIYSLANMEAAQSFQQFEAFFVAGLYYLVLVMIFTYLLHVVENKVDVEKVR; from the coding sequence ATGGATATTGTTGATATGTTTCTAAGAACATTTTCGGGATTTATTGAAGCTAGCTGGATGACTATACGTTTAACAGTCGTTGGTCTTACACTAGGCTCATTGCTAGGTATCGTTTTTGCTTTCTTTAAAATCTCTCAATCTAAGATATTGCAAACAATTGCTTCAATATATATTACGCTTATTCGTGGTACCCCTTTAATTGTGCAAATCTCTTTTTTATATTTTGGTATCTCTTCACTTATTGTTTTATCAGGATTTTGGGCAGGATCAATCGCACTAGCTATTCATAATGGTGCGTATATAGCTGAAATATTTCGGGGAGCCATTCAAAGCATTGATAGAGGGCAACGCGAAGCAAGTAGCTCTTTAGGTATGACAAGAACGCAAAGTATGTATCGAATTATCTTTCCTCAAGCATTTAAGCGATCAATACCACCACTTGGAAATCAATTTATTATTTGTCTAAAAGATTCCTCACTAGTATATGTCATTGGAGTTGCTGAGATCTATTCTTTAGCAAATATGGAGGCAGCACAATCATTCCAACAGTTTGAAGCATTCTTTGTTGCCGGGTTGTATTATCTAGTGTTAGTTATGATTTTTACTTATTTATTACATGTTGTCGAAAACAAAGTCGACGTTGAAAAAGTGAGGTGA
- a CDS encoding amino acid ABC transporter ATP-binding protein, giving the protein MLMAKNVYKSFGDLQVLQGIDLHIKPQEVVVLVGISGSGKSTLLRCFNFLETIDSGEILIDDKKIFPEKDNLSKVREKVGMVFQHFNLFPHKTVIENIIEAPIIVKKVDKSEAIQEGLALLEKVGLQDKAHAYPHMLSGGQKQRVAIARSLAMKPKAMLFDEPTSALDPELVGEVLQVIKNLAKEGMTMVIVTHEMNFARDVADRIVMLHEGTIIEKANPKDFFENPTHERTKQFLKLVNR; this is encoded by the coding sequence ATGCTAATGGCCAAAAATGTGTATAAATCATTTGGTGATCTTCAAGTGTTGCAAGGTATTGATCTACACATTAAGCCTCAAGAGGTAGTAGTTTTGGTCGGAATTAGTGGTTCTGGAAAAAGTACATTACTTAGGTGCTTTAATTTCTTGGAGACAATTGATAGTGGAGAAATATTAATTGATGATAAGAAAATATTTCCCGAAAAAGACAATTTGTCGAAGGTGAGAGAGAAAGTAGGGATGGTTTTTCAGCATTTTAATTTATTTCCACATAAAACAGTTATCGAAAATATTATTGAAGCGCCTATAATTGTAAAAAAAGTTGATAAAAGCGAAGCTATACAAGAAGGTTTAGCGTTGTTAGAAAAAGTTGGACTACAGGACAAAGCCCATGCGTATCCTCATATGCTTTCAGGTGGTCAAAAGCAACGTGTCGCAATTGCAAGGTCACTTGCTATGAAACCAAAGGCAATGTTGTTTGATGAGCCCACTTCTGCACTCGATCCTGAGCTCGTGGGAGAAGTACTCCAAGTAATAAAAAACCTTGCCAAAGAAGGAATGACAATGGTGATTGTTACCCATGAAATGAATTTTGCACGAGATGTAGCAGACAGAATTGTTATGCTACACGAAGGCACAATAATTGAGAAAGCTAATCCAAAAGATTTCTTTGAAAATCCAACACATGAGCGCACGAAGCAATTTTTAAAGCTTGTAAATAGATAA